The Cannabis sativa cultivar Pink pepper isolate KNU-18-1 chromosome 8, ASM2916894v1, whole genome shotgun sequence genomic interval GTGAACGGGGACATCCACGGGAACCTTCCATCAAACCCCAGTCGCAACATACGAAAAttccttctttcttcttcttcttcctctgttGGATGAACGGGGCTCGGATGGTGTCGACTGGAATGGTGAAATGGAGGTGCTGCTGGGTTCGGTTTGGGTGATGAGGGCTTCGATGTTGAAGGTGGGTCGTTTGCAGGTGGGTTGTTTGGGTGATGAGGGCTTCGGATCAGATGTTGAAGGTGGCTCGTTTGCAGGTGGTTCGAGTTGGGGTTTCTGGGTTGGTGAATGGAGGTGCGAAGGTGGAGGGAAGAGCAGCTGGGGTTagaaggaggaagaagaagaagaaagaaaaaaaaaagaaaaaaaatataaaaataaatttttaaattttaaatttttttatttttaaataaaaatattttttattttttatttttaaaataattaatttttatgttttaattttaaatatttattacgtGGACTAATTAAATTGTACCACGTGTACATTGTGTACACATAGACATTCCAACCGGTCACTTAACACCCAAAAATAGACGGAAATGGCTAACTGCTAAAGAAGCTGGATTTAggaggttttaccaccaaaattttagaattgggagttagttgcaaaaacctgCCTAATTTaaggggttttgccgcaaataaccCTACATATAATTACTAAATTTTCATGTATAATGTGTGAATAATGacaaaaggaaaaggaaaaaaaaaccaaagaattacaataattaaagaATTTATTAGAATTTATGAAATAGCCTCGAACACGATCGTAAATACTCTTTGATTTATGGCGATATAATTCTTCTCGGCCGACAAAGAATACTAAGCCACACACAATCAATACTTTGACTTTGCTTTCACCGTCGACCGTAAAAAACACTTGAGACGTATCTAAGCAGAAGCATctgaaattataattatttggtTAGGTGTAAATATAACTACTCAAACAGTCCAAAATATATTTACCCTAAAAATTCTCTAACATAATGGTATATAAACCGCCAGTGGCGGATATACCCCTCAGAACATCTTTGGCTGCCAAAACTACCCCTTATTACAACCTTATCCCTTTTTTGCCCAAGAATCAACAACAAccataatataaaatacaatcTTGGTttttaagagagagagagagagagagagagagaggaagtaGCATAGGATGGATGGGTTACAGGGTTTAGGCCTTCCTATTCTAGGAATAGTGGCAGCTGCTGCTGTTACATTCTATGTCGTAAGCTTTTCTGAACTCAGAGAGGTAACTGCTCTTCTTTTCCATCTTTCCTTTCTCTTCTATCCTCTTCTCTATTATACCACTTCATCTCATTTGGGTATCTTTACAGAAATCTTTCCAAGACTTGGAAGATTCACAAGCTGATAATGGAAGATTCAAGCCATCACCAACCTCAAGAGAAAAACGTGCCAGAAGAAAAGCCCAGAAAGAATCCAAATTCTGACTATATATATTTCTCCTCACCAGTACTCTTTTCTCTCACTATCTTATCTGCCTAAGCATATCACTTCtgctttttatatatacatatatatgaatTGCTTGTAGAATGTTTATTTCATTTCttaaagggaaaaagaaaaaagtgaaAATTGTTGACTATGTCTTGGCATTCAATGATGATCTCTATAATTTTAAGATAACCCTTTAAACTAGTCCATTTtgcatattttaaatttggtGGAGCTTTCATTGTGATCAGTTTAGTTTAATCATTATTATTCTCTTTGTTTCTCTCCAGCTTTTACTATGTTTTTACAGTTCAGTCTTGTCTCACAAATTGAATATAATTATGTATCGATCTAACATAGAAATTAAGcaatcaaagattatatatttatagaaccATTTTTGTTTTATGAATCCTTCACTGATAAGGTATGGTTAACATG includes:
- the LOC115700624 gene encoding uncharacterized protein LOC115700624, whose amino-acid sequence is MDGLQGLGLPILGIVAAAAVTFYVVSFSELREKSFQDLEDSQADNGRFKPSPTSREKRARRKAQKESKF